A section of the Castanea sativa cultivar Marrone di Chiusa Pesio chromosome 12, ASM4071231v1 genome encodes:
- the LOC142620107 gene encoding protein FAR1-RELATED SEQUENCE 5-like yields the protein MSDSNYHTKTDSQSVRKLNFEDEDSPLVIVEQPEPTSIDSNDKIHANVEEEVIPKLGIEFETEQDAYDFYNSYARVVGFSIRRSKGHKGDKDGSQHTHVLASPRKRIFLRSQRSINPAHAVEAELVDRSGIAPRASVGLMARRVGGLDNLGFIPEDYNNYLRTKQTEEMKSGDTGGLLEYLQRMQSEDLNFSYAIQKAMFGKKPQTILTDQDAAMAKALASQWPETHHRLCVWHMYQNAAKNLKEAFGRYSTFAADFSSCVYDHDYEDDFLDAWDNMLDKYDLKNNSWLQRQFELREKWALVYGRKTFCADMLVDDRRFEELRADYKATQSKPSLEYPVEILKHATSVYTPAVFKLFNRELWLTWDCELHKEGEVGAMVKYKVISPRKSHQHIVQFDLLASTVMCSCNKFEFVGILCAYALKVLSLQNCKRVPNQYILKRWTKDAKVGSAMKNYMHVGPRDQNADVGSRYKVLLKLYSNLAARAALTDETFRISLDAHESTLNKVEANLKNLSIEESTVGSIHFKSKAQQANDNEDNMGNLNTPGFTDMPNLTQEDSMANLNTLDFTDMLNLTQAQLPKVGNQRNYEDVE from the exons ATGAGTGATAGCAATTATCATACTAAGACTGATAGTCAATCGGTtcgaaaattgaattttgaagacGAGGATTCACCACTTGTGATAGTTGAACAACCAGAACCAACATCAATAGATAGCAACGATAAAATTCATGCTAATGTAGAAGAAGAAGTGATTCCAAAATTAGGAATTGAGTTTGAGACTGAGCAAGATGCGTATGATTTCTATAATAGTTATGCGCGTGTAGTTGGATTTAGTATTAGGCGAAGTAAGGGCCATAAGGGTGATAAAGATGGTTCAc AGCACACACATGTCTTAGCTTCTCCTCGTAAGCGTATATTCCTTAGATCTCAGAGGTCCATTAATCCAGCCCATGCTGTTGAGGCTGAATTAGTAGATCGTTCTGGAATTGCACCAAGAGCAAGTGTAGGACTAATGGCCAGAAGGGTAGGTGGACTTGACAATCTTGGCTTCATTCCTGAGGACTATAATAATTATTTGCGTACAAAACAAACAGAAGAGATGAAAAGCGGGGATACAGGAGGCTTACTTGAATATCTTCAAAGAATGCAATCTGAAGACCTTAATTTTTCTTATGCAATTCAG AAAGCAATGTTTGGTAAGAAACCACAGACTATCCTCACAGACCAAGATGCTGCAATGGCAAAAGCATTAGCTTCACAATGGCCAGAAACACATCATCGTTTATGTGTTTGGCATATGTACCAGAATGCAGCTAAGAATCTCAAAGAAGCGTTTGGAAGGTATAGTACTTTTGCAGCAGATTTTAGTAGTTGTGTATATGACCATGACTATGAAGATGATTTTTTAGATGCATGGGATAATATGCTTGATAAATATGATCTAAAGAATAACAGTTGGTTGCAAAGACAATTTGAGTTAAGGGAGAAATGGGCTTTGGTTTATGGGAGGAAAACATTCTGTGCTGATAT GTTGGTTGATGATAGACGTTTTGAAGAATTGAGAGCAGATTATAAAGCAACTCAAAGTAAACCATCATTAGAATATCCAGTAGAAATATTGAAGCATGCAACAAGTGTTTATACTCCTGCAgtatttaaattgtttaatcGTGAATTATGGCTCACTTGGGATTGTGAATTGCATAAGGAGGGTGAGGTTGGAGCTATGGTAAAATATAAAGTTATTTCTCCCCGTAAATCTCACCAACACATTGTTCAATTTGATTTATTGGCTTCTACAGTGATGTGTAGttgtaataaatttgaatttgttggaATTTTATGTGCCTATGCCTTAAAAGTGCTAtctcttcaaaattgtaaaaggGTGCCAAATCAGTATATTTTAAAAAGGTGGACAAAAGATGCAAAGGTTGGTTCtgcaatgaaaaattatatgcaTGTAGGACCACGTGACCAAAATGCAGATGTGGGAAGTCGTTATAAAGTGTTGCTTAAATTGTATTCTAATTTGGCAGCAAGAGCTGCACTGACTGATGAGACTTTTCGTATTTCTTTGGATGCTCATGAAAGTACTTTGAACAAAGTAGAggcaaatttgaaaaatttatcaattgaaGAATCTACTGTTGGGAGCATTCATTTCAAATCAAAGGCTCAACAAGCTAATGATAAT GAAGATAACATGGGAAATTTAAATACACCTGGCTTTACTGATATGCCGAACTTAACACAG GAAGATAGCATGGCAAATTTAAATACACTTGACTTTACTGATATGCTGAACTTGACACAG GCACAATTACCCAAAGTGGGAAATCAAAGAAATTATGAAGATGTTGAATAA